The genomic window GGACTTGTCGATTGGCTCGTCTGGCAAGACGTGTGCTGGTGgaacagcagcagcagcttcgGCAGAGTAAGTGGCAGTGTCGACCAACGTGGTGTTGGTCAAATCGATCTTCTTAGCGTCAGCAGACTTACCGGAaatcaacttcttccaagCTTCGTTACACTCCCTGATCACTTCTAGAGCGtacttcttgttcttggctTCACCAGAGAAGGCAAATTGGTTTTCTGGCTTACCGTCTGGAATCTTGTAGATTCTGAACCATTCGTTAGTGGCTCTTAGCAAACCTGGCAAGTGCTTCTCGACATCCTCAATGTCGTTCAACTTTGGAGCCAATGGATCGTTGATGTCGATCACAATCACCTTCCAGTCGGTCTCACCTTCGTCCAACAAAGCCATCACACCAAGAACCTTGACTTGCTTCACTTGACCAGTGTATGCGACTTGTTCACCGATTTCCAACACATCCAATGGATCGTTGTCACCAACAGCCTTGGTTTCTGGGTGGGACTCGTTAGGGTCTTCCCAGGTTTGTGGGAAAGCACCGTAGTTGTGGATGTAACCGTGGTGTGGGAAACAGTTTCTCACAAATCTTAGCTTACCCTTCTTGGTGTCTTGGATGATTGGGTTCAACTTCTCCTCCTTGGTGATTTCCAACTTGGCGTTGGTCCAACGTGGGATTTCGACAACCATGTTGAAGATACCATTGG from Kluyveromyces marxianus DMKU3-1042 DNA, complete genome, chromosome 6 includes these protein-coding regions:
- the IPP1 gene encoding inorganic diphosphatase IPP1 codes for the protein MSYTTRQIGAKNTLDYKVFIEKDGKPVSAFHDIPLYADEANGIFNMVVEIPRWTNAKLEITKEEKLNPIIQDTKKGKLRFVRNCFPHHGYIHNYGAFPQTWEDPNESHPETKAVGDNDPLDVLEIGEQVAYTGQVKQVKVLGVMALLDEGETDWKVIVIDINDPLAPKLNDIEDVEKHLPGLLRATNEWFRIYKIPDGKPENQFAFSGEAKNKKYALEVIRECNEAWKKLISGKSADAKKIDLTNTTLVDTATYSAEAAAAVPPAHVLPDEPIDKSIDKWFFISGSA